One Actinomycetota bacterium genomic window, ATTTGAAATAAGATGATATCAGTAGTTGTGGCTTGAAAATTCCCTTTTTACCCTTTTAAACATTAAATCCATTACTTCTGCAAGAGTATGATCAAGATTGTAGTTATCAAGTATTTTGACATTGTTCCTGACAGCAAGTTCCTGAATATAGCTTTGTATCATTCTGATGTTTTTTAAATGACGCAGATATCTCTGCATTGGTCTTGAACCCTGTGTTTCAAAAGTCCTTTTTACGAAATGTTCTCTGTGAAGAGCTTCATCTTCAACAATTATTATAAAATGTTCTATCAGCGCTTTGTCTTCCATTTTTTTAATATTTATATAACCGGGAACAACATGAGCTCCCTCAATGATAGTATCTATTTTTTCCTCAACACTTCTCTTTATGATGGCTTCTATTCCTACAGTAACTGCCATTACCTGTTCCCTGAAACCCAGTATTACCGGGCTGACCCCTGTAGGAGGAAGTGCAAGGTGTTTATATGCATTATATGAAGAGCCCTGCAGTGGTTTTATCAGTTTGTCGGAAACAGATGTTCTCATGATTTCCCTGATCGCATCTGTCGAAACAACTCTTGATATATTAAGCCTGTTTGACATAATTGTGGAAATGGTAGATTTACCGGCTCCTGTGGAACCGCCAATAAGCATTATTATGGGTCTTCCAAGTTTTCCTACAGACTGCCATAAAAGATATTTTTCTGCATATTCAAGATTAACTTCCTCTTTTATAAACCTGAAAACAAGCGCTCTGAGGTCTTCAAGCGAAACTGACATTGATTTATTTTTAAAAAGATAATCCTGCACATCAAAAGCAATCCGATGGGATGTCAGCATATCAAGGCCTGTGACAATTATTGAATTGGCAAGAATGCCTTTGGAAAAAGGAAGCCCGCCCTTTTTTTTATCGGATATTACTATCATTTCTTTTTTGTTTTCTTCTTTATCCATTTGACTTTTATAAGTTGTTTATAATTTTAATAACTTAACAACCAGATGCTATTTTTTTAAATAAAACCAAAAGATAGTCAGTGAATTTTCTATTGCCTCCCCTGAAAAACGGGACATTATTCATATATGCAACCTCTTTATTGTGTTTTACTGAATAATCAGTTATTACATCCACTGCTGCTGCTTTTAATTCCGAAAGAAAAACATCAAAATCACCGAATTTCTCTATTTCATTATAAAGCTTTGGCCTGTCAGAAAGACTAAAGGTCATGCCTGTTATGGTGCATTTATATTTTTTCTCCAGATAATTTTTAATTTTTTCCTGCATCATGCTCTTGGCGGTCATCCCCACAACTACTTTTTTCCCTCCAAGTTCTCCAAGAGGATAGGGCCTGAATATTGACAGGAAAACCGAAGCTGAAGGATTGATCTCCCTGATATTGTTTAAAAGTATTTCAATATTTTCAAAATCAGCAATAGGCTTTTCACACATCGTAAGAATTATAGTCTGCGATATCATAATCCTGTATATTCCCAGATATCCGACTATTTCATCCCATTTCTGATCTGCGCCAATAACACATATGTAGCTATCCGTATCAACATCCGGAAGTGAAGCTCCGCTTCCTTCCATTATTATCAGATCCGGCTTTAAAGAAGACGCCAGTTTTGCGCCTTCAGTCACATTTGATAAAAAAACTTTTCCACCGAAACCGCCGCCGCATCTTCTGCAACCTATCGTAGTGATTTTACTCATCAATGCATCTTCAATGTAATCTGAGCTCGCATGCAGGCCTTTTTTGCTTAATGAAAGCAGAAACCGGGGAGTAATTTCCAATTCGCTCCCCTTGAGCAGCTGGGGTTTTTGAGGTCCTCCTCTGCCCATGGCGACAACTATTACATCCAGACCTTTTTTCTTATAAGCCTGGGCAATGAAAGCGCTTATTGCTGTTTTTCCGATTCTTTTTCCGGTACCGATAACTGAAATGGAAGGAACCTCCAGCTTCATGCGATCAGAAGGGTTTTCAAAAAAGAAATCCGTCCCCATGTAGCTGGCTTTCTTATAAAAACAGAAAGAAGCGATTTTCATTCTTATATCATGGTTTACAACCGGCTGATCGCTTAAATCAAATACGATGTCAGGCTTGAATTTATCCAGTGCAGATAAAAAATCCTGTAAAATATCCTTTACTACAAAAATATCATAATCAAAAAAATCAGAAAACTTTCCGGAGGATATTTTTTCCGTTCCTCCCAGAAAAATAATCCCTGCAATTGTGCCACAGAATTCTTTTTTTAACTTCCTGATTGCATCATTTGTAACCTGGGGATAATGCTCGCCATCAATAAGCGCGACCATTCTTTTGAATTTTTTACAATTTTGCATCTTTAATAAATTTAGCATTAAGCCCTTCCTTGACAGTAGACCTTTTTATTCCTTCAATTTTTTCAATTTTGTCAAAAGGGAACCTGCGGTAAATATCGATCTTGTCATCATAAATATACATTATGTTATAATTCGGCTCTATCTTTCCCCTTAATCTAAGACAGGATACTGTTCCTGTGGTTATCATCAGTATATCTTCAATCCTCCATATATAGGGAACATGCTTGTGTCCGCATAAAACAAGATCTACCTTTGAGTCAACAAGTACCTCCAGCACATCTCCGGCATCATTTACCACATTTCTTTCCCTGCCTGTACCCGGGATGGGAAGAAGATGGTGATGCATTGTAAAAATCTTGAAAACACTGTCATCTGCTTCAGCAAATTCATTCTTTATCCACTTGTAATATTCTCTTCCTATCTGACCGTTATCAAGGTCAGGTTCAGTTGAATCAGCAGCCACTATTTTTACTTTTTCATTATTATATGTAATATAGCGTTCACCATATATATCTTCAAAATGTATATAGCCTACATTTCTTGAGTCGTGATTTCCGGGCTGAACAATTAAATTATTGCATTTGATTGGAGCCAGATAATTTTTTACAGTATCATATTCTCTTCTGAAACCATTTGCAGTAAGATCCCCGGTTACGATAACTACATCCGGATTAAGTTCATTTATCTCGTCTATTGCTCTGGTTAACAGACTGGGAACAAAATGAACCTCGCCAACATGAATGTCGGAAATCTGAACTATCATGACAGGTTTCTTATTATCAATTACCATTGTCTCCCCTTTTACATTGCTTGCTCTTTATGTCAAATTTTAATTAGTTTTAATTTATTTACAACATCCGAATAAGTTTTTTCTCCCCTTAATATCCTACAACATGACTTGAAGAGTTTTTCGTTCTTTTTAATCAGTTTATAGTAAAAATACTGAGATGAAAAAAATATTTTTGAAATAATCATCGAATATTCGATATTTTTTATTATTTCACTGCTTACCTTTTTATTGTAATCGTGAAATTCAAAAGAAGAATTTTTTAATGCCTTGTCTACGCTTGAAAATGCAATATGAGAGCCAAGTATGGCATTATACAGTCCCTCACCCGTAAATGCATCTCCAAAACCTGCTGCATCTCCTGTAGCCAGAATCCTGTATGAAGATATAAAATCATTTCTGCTTCTGACCGGAATAAAATGTGCATGAACCTGTGATTCTTCTTTCTCATTGATTATGAAAAAATCCGTATTTTTTATAAAAGCGCTGAGATATTTTTTTATTTCTCTTGACTTCTCAGGAAGTCCTCCCATACCTGCAGAAATTCTTTTATTTTTTGGGAAAAGCCACAAATATCCATATTTTACCCCGCCAAAATCAATAACAACACTGTCTTTATCAAATAAAGCAAGGTTTGATTTTTTATCCGCGTTCTCTTTTCTGTCGGCACAATACTTTTTGCCGTATCCCAAAACCGGTATTTCGATTTCGTATCCTATTATCTTTCTGATTTTACGGAAATTATTAAATTTCCTTATGGTAAAACCACCGGCTCCGTCAGAACCTGCAAATATTTTTCCATAATATCTGCCCTTTTCCGTAAAAACAATTACTTCATTTCTTTCAACTGTAAGCTCTTTTACTCTCTCGCCTGTTTTAACAATACAGCCTGCTTCAACAGCTTTTTTCACAAGATAATCATCAAAATTCTTTCTATCAATGGTGTACATGAGAGGCTGATCATATTCCCCGATAAAATCATCCTTTGACTTTCTTTGAAAATGGATCCTGGTGATGACATTATGTATCTGGGAATCAATATTAAAAGGAATCATTTTTGCTGCTCTTATCTGTATGCCTCCGGCACAGACTTTATATCTGGGAAAATTTTCCTTATCCAAAATCAGGACATTGTATCCGCTTTCAGACAAAAGATATCCCAGAATACTCCCGGAAGGACCTGCACCGCTGATAATTACGTCAAATATTTCTTTCATAAATAGTCAAATATTTATAAGGCACAATAAAAATCGTGCCTTATAAATCAAATTAATATTTAATTATTACCGGTATTTTGTTTTTATGTATAAGCTTTTTCAGTTTCTTTTGAGAACAGGTGTACTTTTTCAAGATCTACATGCAGGGAGATATTTTCTCCGTCTTTTACCCGGCTTCTCGGATTTACCCTTGCAGTCATAAGAGTTCCCTCTATACCTATATAGGCATATATTTCCGCACCCATGGGCT contains:
- a CDS encoding 2,3-diphosphoglycerate synthetase, with translation MLNLLKMQNCKKFKRMVALIDGEHYPQVTNDAIRKLKKEFCGTIAGIIFLGGTEKISSGKFSDFFDYDIFVVKDILQDFLSALDKFKPDIVFDLSDQPVVNHDIRMKIASFCFYKKASYMGTDFFFENPSDRMKLEVPSISVIGTGKRIGKTAISAFIAQAYKKKGLDVIVVAMGRGGPQKPQLLKGSELEITPRFLLSLSKKGLHASSDYIEDALMSKITTIGCRRCGGGFGGKVFLSNVTEGAKLASSLKPDLIIMEGSGASLPDVDTDSYICVIGADQKWDEIVGYLGIYRIMISQTIILTMCEKPIADFENIEILLNNIREINPSASVFLSIFRPYPLGELGGKKVVVGMTAKSMMQEKIKNYLEKKYKCTITGMTFSLSDRPKLYNEIEKFGDFDVFLSELKAAAVDVITDYSVKHNKEVAYMNNVPFFRGGNRKFTDYLLVLFKKIASGC
- a CDS encoding metallophosphoesterase, producing MIVQISDIHVGEVHFVPSLLTRAIDEINELNPDVVIVTGDLTANGFRREYDTVKNYLAPIKCNNLIVQPGNHDSRNVGYIHFEDIYGERYITYNNEKVKIVAADSTEPDLDNGQIGREYYKWIKNEFAEADDSVFKIFTMHHHLLPIPGTGRERNVVNDAGDVLEVLVDSKVDLVLCGHKHVPYIWRIEDILMITTGTVSCLRLRGKIEPNYNIMYIYDDKIDIYRRFPFDKIEKIEGIKRSTVKEGLNAKFIKDAKL
- a CDS encoding geranylgeranyl reductase family protein, which gives rise to MKEIFDVIISGAGPSGSILGYLLSESGYNVLILDKENFPRYKVCAGGIQIRAAKMIPFNIDSQIHNVITRIHFQRKSKDDFIGEYDQPLMYTIDRKNFDDYLVKKAVEAGCIVKTGERVKELTVERNEVIVFTEKGRYYGKIFAGSDGAGGFTIRKFNNFRKIRKIIGYEIEIPVLGYGKKYCADRKENADKKSNLALFDKDSVVIDFGGVKYGYLWLFPKNKRISAGMGGLPEKSREIKKYLSAFIKNTDFFIINEKEESQVHAHFIPVRSRNDFISSYRILATGDAAGFGDAFTGEGLYNAILGSHIAFSSVDKALKNSSFEFHDYNKKVSSEIIKNIEYSMIISKIFFSSQYFYYKLIKKNEKLFKSCCRILRGEKTYSDVVNKLKLIKI